A single genomic interval of Nonomuraea rubra harbors:
- a CDS encoding PucR family transcriptional regulator translates to MGSLGTAAMSRMDEQLPWFRALSAEDRSWVGLVAQAGIAAFVEWFQHAGKDRPTPSIEFFGTAPRELKRSISLQQTVDIVRVVVEVVEAQTHELAAPGGEDQLQQAMLRYTRDVAFAAAHVYAREAEARGSWDARLEALIVDALVRGEVDDGLHSWAAALGWTSSPVVVIAGHAPDDDPRAVIDGLREKGRRIGMDLLAGVQADRLIVIVGGAGSVDDAAKQVVARFGVGPIVIGPEVPDLHAAARSARAALAGLKASCGWPDAPRPVHAEDLLAERALDGDTDAREQLIENVYLPLAGTPLLDTLATYLEQGTSLEATARLLFVHPNTVRYRLKKITELTGYQPTEGRSAFTLQVGLILGRLAESAETWRALT, encoded by the coding sequence ATGGGCTCGCTCGGCACCGCGGCCATGTCCCGGATGGACGAGCAGCTTCCCTGGTTCCGCGCGCTCAGCGCGGAGGACCGGTCGTGGGTCGGGCTCGTCGCCCAGGCCGGCATCGCCGCGTTCGTGGAGTGGTTCCAGCACGCGGGCAAGGACCGGCCCACGCCCAGCATCGAGTTCTTCGGCACCGCGCCGCGCGAGCTCAAGCGCTCCATCTCGTTGCAGCAGACCGTGGACATCGTCCGGGTCGTGGTCGAGGTGGTCGAGGCGCAGACCCACGAGCTGGCCGCGCCCGGCGGCGAGGACCAGCTCCAGCAGGCCATGCTGCGTTACACGCGCGACGTGGCCTTCGCCGCCGCGCACGTCTACGCCCGCGAGGCCGAGGCCAGGGGCTCGTGGGACGCCCGGCTGGAGGCCCTGATCGTCGACGCCCTCGTGCGCGGCGAGGTGGACGACGGCCTGCACTCCTGGGCGGCCGCGCTCGGCTGGACCTCCTCCCCCGTGGTCGTCATCGCCGGTCACGCCCCCGACGACGATCCGCGCGCCGTCATCGACGGGCTGCGCGAGAAGGGCCGCCGCATCGGCATGGACCTGCTGGCCGGGGTGCAGGCCGACCGGCTGATCGTGATCGTCGGCGGCGCCGGCAGCGTCGACGACGCGGCCAAGCAGGTCGTGGCCCGCTTCGGCGTGGGCCCCATCGTCATCGGCCCCGAGGTGCCCGACCTGCACGCCGCCGCCCGTTCCGCCAGGGCGGCCCTGGCCGGGCTGAAGGCGTCCTGCGGCTGGCCCGACGCGCCCAGGCCGGTGCACGCCGAGGACCTGCTGGCCGAGCGGGCGCTCGACGGCGACACCGACGCCAGGGAGCAGCTCATCGAGAACGTCTACCTGCCGCTCGCCGGCACCCCGCTGCTCGACACGCTCGCGACGTACCTGGAGCAGGGCACGTCGCTGGAGGCGACGGCGCGGCTGCTGTTCGTGCACCCCAACACCGTGCGCTACCGGCTGAAGAAGATCACCGAGCTGACCGGCTACCAGCCCACCGAGGGCAGGTCCGCGTTCACGCTGCAGGTGGGCCTGATCCTGGGAAGGCTGGCGGAAAGTGCTGAAACGTGGCGGGCTCTAACGTAA
- a CDS encoding glutathionylspermidine synthase family protein, which produces MRREHSAPRNGWEKTIESQGLAYHRAAHPSGLSRPYWDESVHYVFSMEEVEELERQVEELHRMCLRAVDHVVEAGRYADFAIPEWAWEEVARSWERRDAYVYARFDLRYDGTGPAKLLEYNADTPTSLLESSVVQWFWLQDVFPGDDQWNSVHERLIDRWRELRLPPGPTHFAFTNADETGEEAMTVAYLQETAEQAGLPTVAVAMEDIGWDSLNRRFVDVEERVIRSVFKLYPWEWMLSDDFGRHAVRHATWFEPLWKTLLSNKALLAVLWELNPGHPNLLPAYLDGPRDLTSYIAKPLLGREGASMRIVTPEGTQETPGSYGREGYVFQGFEALPVFEGQRPVLGAWMVADESAGLGIRETTGLITDDTSSFVPHRIAL; this is translated from the coding sequence GTGCGCCGCGAACATTCCGCTCCCAGGAACGGCTGGGAGAAGACGATCGAGAGCCAGGGGCTGGCCTACCACCGCGCCGCCCACCCGTCCGGGCTGAGCAGGCCGTACTGGGACGAGTCCGTCCACTACGTCTTCTCGATGGAGGAGGTGGAGGAGCTGGAGCGGCAGGTCGAGGAGCTGCACCGGATGTGCCTGCGGGCCGTCGACCACGTGGTCGAGGCCGGCCGCTACGCCGACTTCGCCATCCCCGAGTGGGCCTGGGAGGAGGTCGCGCGCTCGTGGGAGCGCCGCGACGCCTACGTCTACGCCCGCTTCGACCTGCGCTACGACGGCACCGGCCCGGCCAAGCTGCTGGAGTACAACGCCGACACGCCCACCTCGCTGCTGGAGTCGTCGGTGGTGCAGTGGTTCTGGCTGCAGGACGTCTTCCCCGGGGACGACCAGTGGAACTCCGTCCACGAGCGGCTCATCGACCGCTGGCGGGAGCTGCGGCTGCCGCCGGGCCCCACGCACTTCGCGTTCACCAACGCCGACGAGACCGGCGAGGAGGCCATGACCGTGGCCTACCTCCAGGAGACCGCCGAGCAGGCGGGCCTGCCGACCGTGGCCGTGGCCATGGAGGACATCGGCTGGGACTCTCTCAACCGCCGCTTCGTGGACGTCGAGGAACGCGTGATCCGCTCGGTGTTCAAGCTCTACCCGTGGGAGTGGATGCTGTCGGACGACTTCGGCCGGCACGCCGTGCGGCACGCCACCTGGTTCGAGCCGCTGTGGAAGACGCTGCTGTCGAACAAGGCGCTGCTGGCGGTGTTGTGGGAGCTCAACCCGGGCCACCCCAACCTGCTGCCCGCCTACCTCGACGGCCCTCGCGACCTGACCTCCTACATCGCCAAGCCGCTGCTCGGCAGGGAGGGCGCCTCGATGCGCATCGTCACGCCCGAGGGCACCCAGGAGACGCCGGGGAGCTACGGCCGGGAAGGCTACGTCTTCCAGGGCTTCGAGGCCCTGCCCGTCTTCGAGGGGCAGCGGCCGGTGCTCGGCGCCTGGATGGTCGCCGACGAGTCCGCCGGCCTGGGCATCAGGGAGACGACCGGCCTCATCACCGACGACACCTCCTCCTTCGTCCCCCACCGCATTGCGCTTTGA
- a CDS encoding ACP S-malonyltransferase, whose translation MLVLVAPGQGAQTPGFLTPWLELPGLADRLGSWSEVAGIDLVAYGTTAGADEIRDTAVAQPLLVAAALAAAEALGATPDLLAGHSVGEFAAAALAGVLTPEQALHLVRERAQAMAKAAAVTETGMTAVLGGVAEEVLAGIEKHGLTPANINGAGQIVAGGTLEQLAAFKDDAPARARLIPLSVAGAFHTHHMAPAVESLREAAWNVVPADPGITLLSNSDGQAVATGAEFLQRLVNQVSSPVRWDACMETMAGLGVTKMIELLPGGTLTGLAKRGLRGVQTVALKTPDDLDAARELIK comes from the coding sequence GTGCTTGTACTCGTCGCCCCGGGCCAAGGTGCCCAAACGCCGGGCTTCCTGACCCCATGGCTCGAACTGCCCGGCCTGGCCGACAGGCTGGGCTCCTGGTCGGAGGTAGCGGGGATCGACCTGGTCGCCTACGGCACCACCGCGGGCGCCGACGAGATCCGCGACACCGCCGTCGCGCAACCCCTGCTCGTGGCCGCCGCGCTGGCCGCCGCCGAGGCGCTCGGCGCGACCCCGGACCTGCTGGCCGGCCACAGCGTCGGCGAGTTCGCCGCCGCCGCGCTGGCCGGGGTGCTCACCCCCGAGCAGGCGCTCCACCTGGTACGTGAGCGCGCCCAGGCCATGGCCAAGGCCGCCGCCGTCACCGAGACCGGCATGACCGCCGTGCTCGGCGGCGTGGCGGAGGAGGTGCTGGCCGGCATCGAGAAGCACGGGCTCACCCCCGCCAACATCAACGGCGCCGGCCAGATCGTGGCCGGCGGCACCCTGGAGCAGCTGGCGGCGTTCAAGGACGACGCGCCGGCCCGCGCCCGCCTCATCCCGCTCTCCGTCGCGGGAGCCTTCCACACCCACCACATGGCCCCCGCCGTCGAGAGCCTGCGCGAAGCCGCCTGGAACGTCGTACCGGCGGACCCCGGCATCACCCTGCTGTCCAACTCCGACGGGCAGGCGGTCGCGACCGGCGCCGAGTTCCTCCAGAGACTGGTCAACCAGGTCAGCAGCCCCGTCAGGTGGGACGCCTGCATGGAGACCATGGCCGGGCTCGGCGTCACCAAGATGATCGAGTTGCTGCCCGGCGGCACGCTGACCGGCCTCGCCAAGCGCGGCCTGCGCGGCGTGCAGACCGTGGCGCTGAAGACCCCCGACGACCTCGACGCGGCCAGGGAGCTGATCAAGTGA
- a CDS encoding beta-ketoacyl-ACP synthase III: protein MRIPDIAPGGRVLALGHYQPSNVVTNDDLAKTMETNDEWIQSRVGIKERRVAPAGESLEDMATIAGGKALAASGLTADDIDLVIVATCTLETQIPNASAVVAHRLGIKSPGAFDVNAACAGFCYALGTADAAVRAGTARNVLVIGAEKLSQWVDWTDRSTAVIFADGAGAAVVGPSETPGIGPVVWGSAGDKADAIAIKDRDHFLHQEGQTVFRWATTALHPVALEACSRAGVDPSELAAFVPHQANLRIIEAIARKLGAGKAVIARDIVNAGNTSAASIPLALSRMLERGEVRSGEPALLLGFGAGLTYAGQVIEIP from the coding sequence GTGAGGATCCCCGACATCGCCCCAGGCGGCAGGGTGCTGGCCCTCGGCCACTACCAGCCGTCGAACGTCGTCACCAATGACGACCTGGCCAAGACCATGGAGACCAACGACGAGTGGATCCAGTCCCGGGTCGGCATCAAGGAGCGCAGGGTCGCCCCGGCAGGCGAGTCGCTCGAGGACATGGCCACCATCGCCGGCGGCAAGGCGCTGGCCGCCAGCGGCCTGACCGCTGACGACATCGACCTGGTCATCGTGGCCACCTGCACGCTCGAGACCCAGATCCCCAACGCCTCCGCCGTCGTGGCGCACCGCCTCGGCATCAAGTCGCCCGGCGCGTTCGACGTCAACGCCGCCTGTGCCGGGTTCTGCTACGCGCTCGGCACCGCCGACGCGGCCGTCCGTGCGGGGACGGCCCGCAACGTGCTGGTCATCGGCGCGGAGAAGCTGTCACAGTGGGTCGACTGGACCGACAGGTCCACCGCCGTGATCTTCGCCGACGGGGCCGGAGCGGCCGTGGTCGGCCCGTCCGAGACCCCCGGCATCGGCCCCGTGGTGTGGGGCAGCGCCGGCGACAAGGCCGACGCGATCGCCATCAAGGACCGCGACCACTTCCTCCACCAGGAGGGCCAGACGGTCTTCCGCTGGGCCACCACGGCCCTGCACCCGGTGGCGCTGGAGGCCTGCTCCCGCGCGGGCGTGGACCCGTCGGAGCTGGCCGCCTTCGTGCCGCACCAGGCCAACCTGCGCATCATCGAGGCCATCGCCCGCAAGCTGGGCGCCGGCAAGGCCGTCATCGCCCGCGACATCGTCAACGCCGGCAACACCTCGGCCGCCTCGATCCCGCTGGCGCTCTCGCGCATGCTGGAGCGCGGCGAGGTCCGGTCGGGCGAGCCGGCGCTGCTGCTCGGCTTCGGCGCGGGCCTGACGTACGCGGGCCAAGTGATCGAGATCCCCTAA
- a CDS encoding acyl carrier protein produces MAATEQDILEGLGKIINEITGIPASEVTPEKSFVDDLDIDSLSMVEIAVAAQDEFGVEIPDDQLKNLKTVKDVLNFIQN; encoded by the coding sequence ATGGCTGCCACCGAGCAGGACATCCTCGAGGGCCTCGGCAAGATCATCAACGAGATCACGGGCATCCCGGCGTCCGAGGTCACCCCCGAGAAGAGCTTCGTGGACGACCTCGACATCGACTCCCTGTCCATGGTCGAGATCGCCGTGGCCGCCCAGGACGAGTTCGGCGTCGAGATCCCCGACGACCAGCTCAAGAACCTGAAGACGGTCAAGGACGTCCTCAACTTCATCCAGAACTGA
- a CDS encoding PHP domain-containing protein: MDPVEALREIAFLLERAGEPTYRVRAFRRAAAVVGELSPDELAHLAHSGALGDLPGIGKVTALVVNESLDGQVPTYLRRMRATAGVELDAETAELRAALKGDLHSHSDWSDGGSPIEEMAEAAVALGHDYLALTDHSPRLTVAKGLSAERLERQLDVVAKVNERMAPFRILTGIEVDINLDGSLDQEPELLERLDVVVASVHSKLRMGGEEMTRRMVTAIANPLVDVLGHCTGRVVQAGGKRGVKRPESDFEAELVFEACRRFGVAVEINSRPDRLDPPKRLMRLAYEMGCVFAIDSDAHAPGQLDWQRYGCERAARCGIEAERIVNAWPLDRLVGWTRQG, encoded by the coding sequence ATGGATCCGGTCGAGGCCCTGCGCGAGATCGCCTTTCTCCTGGAGCGCGCGGGCGAGCCCACGTACCGCGTGCGTGCCTTCCGGCGTGCCGCCGCGGTCGTGGGCGAGCTGTCCCCCGACGAGCTCGCCCATCTGGCCCACAGCGGTGCGCTCGGCGACTTGCCCGGAATTGGGAAAGTCACGGCTCTTGTGGTCAACGAAAGCCTCGATGGGCAGGTTCCGACGTACTTGCGGAGGATGCGGGCGACCGCCGGGGTGGAGCTCGACGCCGAGACGGCGGAGCTGCGGGCGGCGCTCAAGGGCGACCTGCACAGCCACTCCGACTGGTCCGACGGAGGCTCGCCGATCGAGGAGATGGCCGAGGCGGCCGTCGCGCTCGGGCACGACTACCTGGCGCTGACCGACCACTCGCCGCGCCTGACCGTGGCCAAGGGGTTGTCGGCGGAGCGGCTGGAACGGCAGCTCGACGTGGTGGCCAAGGTGAACGAGCGGATGGCGCCGTTCAGGATCCTGACCGGCATCGAGGTGGACATCAACCTCGACGGCTCGCTCGACCAGGAGCCCGAACTGCTGGAGCGGCTCGACGTGGTGGTCGCCAGCGTGCACTCCAAGCTGCGGATGGGCGGGGAGGAGATGACCCGCCGCATGGTCACCGCCATCGCCAACCCGCTCGTGGACGTGCTCGGGCACTGCACGGGACGCGTCGTGCAGGCCGGCGGGAAGCGCGGCGTGAAGCGGCCGGAGTCGGACTTCGAGGCGGAGCTGGTCTTCGAGGCGTGCCGGCGGTTCGGGGTGGCGGTCGAGATCAACTCCAGGCCCGACCGGCTGGACCCGCCGAAGCGGCTGATGCGGCTGGCGTACGAGATGGGGTGCGTGTTCGCGATCGACTCCGACGCGCACGCGCCCGGGCAGCTCGACTGGCAGCGGTACGGGTGCGAGCGCGCCGCCAGGTGCGGGATCGAGGCGGAGCGGATCGTCAACGCCTGGCCGCTCGACCGGCTCGTCGGCTGGACCCGCCAGGGGTAG
- the fabF gene encoding beta-ketoacyl-ACP synthase II, translating to MSANRVRVVVTGLGATTPVGGDVTSTWTALLAGQSGIETLTTDWIDAVPVKFAGTAAVDPTEVLPRPESRRLDRSEQFALVAAREAWQDAGTPEVAPERLGVVVSSGIGGISTTLSAYDTWKERGWNRLSPFTVPMLMPNGPAAWIGLDLGAQAGVHATVSACASGAEAIGYAMDMIRAGRADVVVAGGTEAAIHGLNMAAFAAARAMSQRNDDPQAASRPWDRDRDGFVLGEGAGIVVLESEEHARARGARIYAYCAGIGYSADAHHITQPEPEGRGQIMAMTQALTDAGLTGLDVKHVNAHATSTPSGDVGEVVAVAKAIGTHPLVTSTKSMTGHLLGGAGGIESVFTIKALQERIVPRTINLDNVDDGIEVDLVYGENRTLPEGDIAAVNNSFGFGGHNVTVVFKGA from the coding sequence GTGAGTGCGAACCGGGTACGTGTCGTCGTCACCGGACTCGGCGCGACGACGCCCGTCGGTGGAGACGTCACCTCGACCTGGACGGCTCTCCTCGCCGGTCAGTCGGGTATCGAGACCCTCACCACGGACTGGATCGACGCCGTCCCCGTGAAGTTCGCGGGGACGGCGGCGGTCGATCCCACCGAGGTCCTGCCCAGGCCCGAGTCCCGCCGCCTCGACCGCAGCGAGCAGTTCGCCCTGGTCGCCGCCAGGGAGGCCTGGCAGGACGCGGGCACGCCCGAGGTGGCGCCCGAGCGGCTCGGCGTGGTGGTCTCCAGCGGCATCGGCGGCATCTCGACCACGCTCAGCGCGTACGACACGTGGAAGGAGCGCGGCTGGAACCGGCTGTCGCCCTTCACCGTGCCGATGCTCATGCCCAACGGCCCCGCCGCCTGGATCGGCCTCGATCTGGGCGCGCAGGCCGGCGTGCACGCCACGGTGTCGGCGTGCGCGTCCGGCGCCGAGGCCATCGGCTACGCGATGGACATGATCAGGGCCGGCCGCGCCGACGTGGTGGTCGCGGGCGGCACCGAGGCCGCCATCCACGGCCTCAACATGGCCGCCTTCGCCGCCGCGCGGGCCATGTCCCAGCGCAACGACGACCCGCAGGCCGCCTCCCGCCCCTGGGACCGCGACCGCGACGGGTTCGTGCTCGGCGAGGGCGCCGGCATCGTCGTGCTGGAGTCGGAGGAGCACGCCAGGGCGCGCGGCGCGCGGATCTACGCGTACTGCGCGGGCATCGGCTACTCCGCCGACGCCCACCACATCACCCAGCCCGAGCCCGAGGGCCGGGGCCAGATCATGGCGATGACGCAGGCGCTCACCGACGCCGGCCTCACCGGGCTCGACGTCAAGCACGTCAACGCGCACGCCACCTCGACCCCGTCGGGCGACGTCGGCGAGGTGGTGGCGGTGGCCAAGGCCATCGGCACGCACCCGCTGGTGACCTCGACCAAGTCCATGACCGGCCACCTGCTCGGCGGCGCGGGCGGCATCGAGTCCGTCTTCACCATCAAGGCGCTGCAGGAGCGGATCGTCCCCCGCACGATCAATCTCGACAACGTCGACGACGGCATCGAGGTGGACCTCGTCTACGGCGAGAACCGCACGCTGCCCGAGGGCGACATCGCCGCGGTCAACAACTCGTTCGGCTTCGGCGGCCACAACGTGACGGTCGTGTTCAAGGGAGCCTGA
- a CDS encoding DUF350 domain-containing protein has protein sequence MTLLETLARGSGAIAAYAAVGLILMIVGFYVIDWATPGKLSEIIRSERNPNATLLATSALAAVGLIVAASIWASGGRLAEGLAGTAVFGLVGIVVQTVAMLVFDRIVGISVRDLVKEPELQPGARLLAVTHLAIGLITAVAVI, from the coding sequence GTGACCCTGCTCGAAACCCTCGCCCGCGGCTCGGGAGCCATCGCCGCCTACGCCGCCGTCGGCCTGATCCTGATGATCGTCGGCTTCTACGTGATCGACTGGGCCACCCCCGGCAAGCTGAGCGAGATCATCCGCAGCGAGCGGAACCCGAACGCCACCCTGCTGGCCACCTCCGCCCTGGCCGCCGTCGGCCTGATCGTGGCCGCCTCCATCTGGGCCTCCGGCGGCCGGCTCGCCGAGGGGCTGGCGGGCACGGCGGTGTTCGGGCTGGTGGGCATCGTGGTGCAGACGGTGGCGATGCTGGTGTTCGACCGGATCGTCGGGATCTCCGTACGGGACCTGGTCAAGGAGCCCGAGCTGCAGCCCGGCGCGCGGCTGCTCGCCGTGACCCACCTGGCGATCGGCCTGATCACCGCGGTCGCCGTGATCTAG